The Loxodonta africana isolate mLoxAfr1 chromosome 12, mLoxAfr1.hap2, whole genome shotgun sequence genome segment gagtctcaccatcctcccttctaaggaatactctgattgtacttcttccaaggcagatttgttcattcttctggcggtccatggtatattcaaaattattatatgaatatatatattcatatattaaaaaatggaatattactcagacataaacagaaatgaagccctgatacactccacaacatggatgaacttcgaaaacattatgctgagtgaaataagccagacacgaaaggacaaatattgtatgttctcaGTTATATGAAATTAACATGTCATGTAGAATAGAATTAATATGTTATCTAGaacagacaaatgcatagagaccaaagttgattagtggttatcagagctggggagggggagagaacgtagttattgcttaaggggcactgagtttctgtctggggggctgaaaaacttttggaaatggatagtggcgatgattgtacaacatggagaatgtaattaatgtcactgaattgtccacTTAAAGAAGATTAAAATGGCTTTTTGTTACATAGATGTACATCCtcactgtgtatatatatatatatattcactgtatatatatattcaccgTATATATGAATGTTTCTAAATAAAAGGACTGTGAACATCCTCGTGTCTAAACATTTAcataaattttgttgttgttagccaccatcaagtcggcccccaactcatggtgaccccatgcacaacagaacaaaatgctgcccggtcctgcgtcatctgcaggatcagttgcagattggactgttgtggtccacagggtttgctttggctgatttttggaaatcaatcaccaggcctttcttcctagtctgtcttagtctggaagctctactgaaacctgttcaccgtcatagcaacacacaagtttccactgacagaggggtggtggctgcacatgaggtacattggccgtgAATCAAAGCCAGGTCTCTGACGTGGAAGGCGATAATTCTACCATTGAAGCACCACTGCCCTATGTAAATTGAGATAACTCAGGAGAAATTCCTTAAAAAGGAATTGCTAGGTCCAACAGGATTCCTATTTTTAAGGCCTGTGATCAATCCCACTCCCCACCTCTGCAGTGTGGGTAGTGGAGCTGTGGGGGAGCGGCCGCCTTCAAAGGCTCATGGCTGGGCCCCTTGAGACCAGCAccctccctgccccaccctccTGCAGAGAAGTGGGGACACATCACAATGGTGTTCCCACCCTGAGCCACCCACAAAGTGGGTGGCGGGGTCCCCCACTCCTGTCTTACGGGTGCCCAGACCTCAGGATGGGAGGCCCTCGTAATGAGAGGCTCATTTCTCACAGCTCGGAACCCAAGGCTGCCCAGAGACAAAGAGCCACCACAGCACCAAGATGGTACCATCCCCAGGGTAAGGGTCCTCTGTCAGGTGCCCGGGCTGGGAGAAGCCAGGAAGAATGAGACAATGGGGCCCACGGGGAAGCAGGAGGCAAGACTGTGGGTCCTCTTGCTGAGCTGGGGTCAACTCCAGCCCCACCCTCCCCCCAAGGACTCAACACTCTTCTGGGTCCTCCTGACCCCCCAACCTGGGGATCACGTTTCTCAACCACAGGGACAAAGTGTAGGTAGGCCTCTGATGCCCTGTGcccgctctctctctcttttcttaaaGATCTTTTTATTctactgtagatgaaggtttacagaacaaacatgtttctcataaaacaattaatatacatgttGTCAACgggttgccaaccccatgtcATGTCAACAcccccccttctcgaccttgggttccccattgccagctttcctgtcctctcctgccttctagccttgctcctgggctggtgtgccaatttaatcttgttttgttttatgggcctgtctaatctttggctgaagggtgaaccgcaggaatgacttcattactgagctaaaaagtgtctgggggccatactcttggggtttctccagtctctgtcagaccagtcagtctggttttttattttgagtaagCATttcgttttacatttttctccagctctgtccaggaccttctattgtgatccctgtcagagcagtcggtggtggtagctgggcaccatctagttgttctggactcagtctcgtGGAGGCCCTGGTAGTTGTGGTGtcttagtcctttagactaatctttccccgtgtcttcggttttctccttcgctccagatggggtgagactagtggagtatcttaaatggccactcacaagctttgaagaccccagacactactcaccaaagtagaatgtagaacattttctttataaactatgttatgacaattgagctagatgttccccgagaccgcggtccccacagctctcggcccagtaattcggtccctcagggagtttggatgtgtctatggagcttctgtgaccttgccttggacaagccgtgctggcttccccagtattgcatactgacttactgttcaccaaaattaccacttatctattgttttgTGCCCTCTCTTAAGTGTCACAAGGAATTAGACAACCAAGTCCATTGACTCCCAAAAATTCAGGCATGACCTGCCCTCTCCATCCTCACACccctctctcttcttctctttctttgtctCCAGAGACAAACTAGACtgatgggggtgggtgggggattGAGTCCTGGCTCTAGCCCTGCCTGGCCATGTTGCTGTGACTTTGTGCAAGTTTCCAAAACTCTCCAAACATGTTTTCTCATCTGGAACAGGGCACTGACCCTACAGAACACTTGAGAGGGTTGAAAAGATGATTGATGCTGGGCCAGGCAACTGCTAACTCCATGTGTGATCAGAATGAGTCCTGCGCCTTTCTAGCTGGGGGGTCCTGGGCCCGTTACTTGATTTCTgaccttcagtttctttatccatcaacacatgaatggataaacaaaatgtggtctagcTACACTGTGGAATATTATTtaatcataaaaaggaatgaaatcctGAAACGTGCTACAATGTTGATGAGTCTTTAAAACATTATGACGACTGGACCAagagcaaagaaatttccgggataaactgaatgcttcaaaggtcagctgagcaagggcgggggtttgggaactatggcttaaggggacttctaagtcaattggcaaaataattctattatgaaaacattctgcatcccactttgaaatgtggcttctgggatcttaaatgctaacaagcggccatctaagatgcatcaattggtctcaacccacctggatcagaggagaatgaagaacaccaaagtcacacgataactatgagcccaagagacagaaagggccacatgaaccagagacttacatcatcctgagaccagaagaactagatggtgcccggccacaaccgatgactgccctcacagggagcacaacagagaacccctgagggagcaggagatcagtgggatgcagaccccaaattctcataaaaagaccagacttaatggtctgactgagactagaggaatcccggcagccatgctccccagaccttctgttggcacaggacaggaaccatccccgaagacaactcatcagacatgaaagggactggtcagtgggtgggagagagatgctgatgaagagtgagctaattatatcaggtggacacttgagattgtgttggcatctcttgtctggaggggggatgggaggatagagagagttggaggctgccaaagttttcacgaaaggagagactggaagggctgactcattagggggagagcaagtgggagtacggagtaagatgtatgtaaacttatatgtgacagactgactgaatttgtaaacgttcacttgaagctcaataaaagttaataataaaaaaaaaaaaaagaccagacttaatggtctgactgagactagaggaatcccagaggtcatggtcccaaaccttctgttggtccaggacaggaaccattcccgaaggcaactcatcagacatggaagggactggacaatgggtaggagagagaagctgatgaagagtgagctacttgtatcaggtggacacttgagactgtgttggcatctcctgtctggaggggagatgggagggtagagagggttagaaactggcaaaattgttacgaaaggagagactggaagggctgactcattagagggagagtaagtgggagtatggagtaaggttatatgtgacagactgacttaatttgtaaacgttcacttaaaactcaataaaaattattaaaaaaaattatgatgagtaaaaaaaaaagccagacactaAAGATCACATATtgcatgactccatttatatgaaatatccagaatagacaaatccatagagacagaaagtagattagttgtTGCCTGGGGCTTGGGGGCGGGAGGAGTGGAGGAACAGAAGAGTGATAGAGTATGGGGTTTTcactgaggtgatgaaaatgttctaaaattaactGTGCTGCTGTTTGCACaacactaaaaaccactgaattgtgcaGCTCAATGAGTGAAttgtatgatatgtgaattatacttcagcaaaattgtattgccttttttttttaaggacaataAATACAGCCCCAGGCAGGGCTGCCGGGGGACCAGATGGATCTATATCTCTGTCTGGCCTTCAGGGTCTCGAATGTGTGGCACAGAATGGGGAGTCAGGCCTCATGCTCTTTGGTTGTCCCCATTTTGGGAAGAGACATTGGGCAGGGGTCCCAGATGATCCCTTTAATAAGTCATAAGGCTCCTTTtccaggaggggagggaggatcTTGCTGTCAAGACAAAGCCCAGGGCCACGGGCAAAGTGCTTGCGTGGTTCCCAATGGAAACACACAGGGTTCCCATCACCCACAGTGTTACTAAGATTGTGGGGCCCTGCGCCACTTCTGCATCCTGAACTTACGTCCATGTAAGAtcttacaggaaaccctggtggcgtggtggttaagtgctacggctgctaatcaaaggtttggcagttcgaatctgccaggtactccttggaaacactatggggcagttccactttgtcctgtagggtcgctatgagtcggaatcgactcgatggcactgggtttggtttggtttttggtaagatcTTACAACCCAGGACATGGGGACGCATTTGGAGTTGGAAATGCCTGGACTTGAATGTGAGCTCCTCCACTTACTAGCTATGCACCCATGGGCATCTCAGTCCAttcttctgtgcttcagttttctcttctgcaaAATGGGTGTCTCCTCAGGCTCACAAGTTTTTGGCTCAGAGCCTGGCACACGGTAAGCGCTCAGATCTGAAGgtgtctttcctttctctctccaaaGAGCCTTTTCTGAACCCTGAAAAAGCAAGCCACAGAATGCAAGGCCCTCCGCCCGTTTATGCGCAAGGCCTCCAGCCAGTCCACACAGGTGAgtgcttttgtctgccctttccTCACCTCTCCATCTTCTCTTCAGGACTGCCTGGAGCCTCTCTCTCCAGACCACTTGCCAACACTCTGCCCAAACAGCACCTCCTCTGGCAAGCTCTCCTTCCCTGACTCCCCTGGGAGGTGCCTCTCCATTATCGCTCCATCGGTGGTCGCCATATTTGAATGGCCACCCaaccctctctctccccctctccaaTGTGAGATCATTGGCAGAGGGGGCTAGTGCACAGGAGATACACAAGAAATGTTTACGGTGTGAGACCCCATTCTCTACCCTACAAAATGtgagctgccatggagtcagctccgacttatggtgactctATGATAGGTTGCAGATGGGACGGTTgtgatccacagtgttttcaatgacagatttttggaagtagatcaccaggcctttcttcctagactgtcttagtctggaagctctgatggaAACCTGGTCAACCtctcagcaacacgcaagcctccactgacaaatgaatcgtggctgtgcatgaggtgcattggctgggaatcaaatctgggtctctcacatggaaggagagaactctaccactgagccatcactgCCCCCACCCTGCAAATGCACCCAAACCACAGGGGCGGGTGGAATGCAGGTCCCTGGGCCCCATCCTCGACCCACTGGATCAGAACCTGGATTTTAAACTTCCTGCGGGAATTATCAGGCGCTCTCAAGTTTGGGAGCTGCCAGGTTGGATTTGAATTCCTGGAAAGCAGGCCTCAGGATGATGCCCTGATGGCCCCTCCATGCAAATGCAACAGAGTTGTGTTAGAGGAGAGGCAAAAAGAGCGCCAGGAGAACATCTTTGTTGTTGCAGCacacctactttaccaaggacaTCAGTTAGGGCTTCTTAGTTGCAGGGATGGAGTGCATAGGTGGTGTAGACAGTGAATGTGCTccattgctaactgaaaagttggctgttttgagtacacccagatgcacctcggaagaaaggcccggtgatctacttctgaaaaaccagccactggaaaccctatggaacacagctctactctgacacacatggagttgccatgagtcaatgtTGACTCAAGGGCAAGAGGCTTTAGTTGCAGGGATTAGAAACTGACTCTGGTAAACTTGCAACAACGAAGGGAGATCTATCGCACGCTAGCTGTGGGAGTGCCCAGAAATGGAGGACTGTGTTTCAATCCAGAGACACTCTCAAATTCTCCTCAGAGACAGTCTTATGGTTGCCTGGGTCCCTTGGAGGGTAGGGGTCTCACCTGAAGTTTGGTGGGTGGCAGCAGGAAGTGGGACAGTTCCGGGACACTGGGCCAATCTGGACCCCCTTGGGTGCTTAGGTGAGCACCGAGGACCTGCAGATGGTGGTAAGCCGTGTAGGGGGGATAGCTGGTGGTGGACGTCGGGATGGGGGAAGCGTGCTGAGTCTgacctgcccctcccccacccagtaCTGGTCACCAGCTTCCCCAGGAGAGGCTCTGCCACCCCGGTGCAGACCACATGTCCGTACTGCGGGAGCCACATCATCACGACCACCAGCCGTGTCCCAGGGATCATCACCTGGCTGGTATGCACTGGCCTCTTCCTGTTTGGGTGAGTGGTGGAGCCCCTGAGCATCAGTAGGGGTCCTGGGGGCTTGGGTGGGCTGGCCTGCAGCAGGGCAAGTGGAGGAGGGGGTGTGCCCTAGCTGTTCTTTGGGTGGCTGTGAGAGCTTTTGGGGAAGATAGGGCAGCCGGGCCAAAGATAGGGGTAGGTTCCACGCTCAGCCACTTACCACCTGGTGACAATGGGCAGTGATGCAGCCTCTCCGAGCCTGGGTGTCCTCGTCACAAGGGCAAGGGGTGGCTCATTGGCAGGTGCCCACAAAGCACCTGCTTGGTGCAGGTATCAACAGCCGATGGCATTGTCAGCAGCCGAGAAAGGGTGGGGTAGCGACTCAACCCCAGCAGTGCCTTAGAATCACCCAAGGAGTTTAAAAATGCAGGTGTCCagccccacccagaggtgctagCTGAAGTGAGCCCTGGGGGGCCTCAGGCACCTGGGCGAGAAGCACGGGGTAGACCAGGGCGGGCAGGGATGGGCTTCTCACGTCCGGCTCCTGGCTCTGGCTGCAGGTGTGTGCTAGGCTGCTGCTTCATCCCATTCTGCATCGAGGGCCTGATGGACGTGAGGCACTCATGCCCCGTGTGCCACCGGGAGCTCTTCTACTACCGGCGCCTGTGAGCCTCTGCAATAAATAGCTTTCCAGCCACTGAGTCTGTGTCCTGCGTGGCTGCCcctccagcccaggggcagggggtGGTGAAGAGACTGGTGCCAGGGAGCGCTCACCCACCCGCCCTCCCCTTCTTCCCTTCTGTCTTAATGGAAGGTCAGTTACTTGCTTAGAacgatgcctggcacagagtaagtgctcagCTAGCATTGGCTGAATGAATAATTTAGTGAATGAATGACTGTTGGAGTAAATGAGTGATTGGCTGAATGATTGATTGAAAGAACGATTGGTTGAATGAATTAATGCCTGGAAAAATAATTGGTTGGATGGATAATTGACTGAATGAATAAGTCAAATAATGAATGATTGAAGGAATGATTGGTTAATCGAATGAATTAATCAAATGAATGATTCATTGATTGGATAAATGGTTGAGTaaatcaaatgaatgaatggttgAATGAATGGAAGGGTAGGCCCACAAGCACCCCCAAGTTGAACACCAGGGACCCACACTCAGCCCTGAGGCCGCTGGCTACCCACAATAGCCTAGATGCTCAGACTCCAGGCTTCACTAGGAGAGGGCTGTCATGGGACTGGAAAAGTTCGGAGTCTGGGGACTCTGGGAATCCAAGTTGTGTGTTGAGCGTGCCATCAGACTCCTTAGAAATGTCAGCCCACTGATCACCTTCCATTTCCCTGGCTCCTTCGCCTGGGCTGACGCCCCTGTACCTTTGTGGAAACCATCCAGCTGGGAGGGACCCCGCCCTCCCTCTtatctccctcctcccctctcaGCACCTGGCCCCCTGCCCCTAGCAG includes the following:
- the LITAFD gene encoding lITAF domain-containing protein, coding for MEDCVSIQRHSQILLRDSLMVAWVPWRVGVSPEVWWVAAGSGTVPGHWANLDPLGCLGEHRGPADGGKPCRGDSWWWTSGWGKRAESDLPLPHPVLVTSFPRRGSATPVQTTCPYCGSHIITTTSRVPGIITWLVCTGLFLFGCVLGCCFIPFCIEGLMDVRHSCPVCHRELFYYRRL